The following coding sequences lie in one Mustelus asterias chromosome 8, sMusAst1.hap1.1, whole genome shotgun sequence genomic window:
- the LOC144497659 gene encoding putative G-protein coupled receptor 139 yields MAIVVLSRGRCGISKGVTCYMITMAIADLLVCIFNVTLVGIFLHHFPYSFLIYTSVCRVTAFMQVSSVQLCVWSTTLFTLDRFVAISCPKLKLKYCTRRTATVILAAVSVLSFVMNIPVHFRYEPYSVVANVQWGCRTVKGYVSSPAWIAYKWVANLSVPLLPFPLLLLLNSLTARHILVASRSRRALKAHGPGEASSDPVLKSRTTTIVLLFAVSGSFMVLWTPIVILDLLFDFTEIPTLDDASSLHLAMRITLLMMYSSTCTNTCIYILTQQKFREEIQNMVKYPLILLLKFLKQF; encoded by the coding sequence ATGGCGATTGTGGTTCTGTCCCGGGGAAGGTGCGGCATCTCCAAAGGGGTCACCTGTTATATGATCACCATGGCGATAGCCGATCTCCTGGTCTGCATTTTTAACGTCACCCTGGTCGGCATCTTTCTCCATCATTTCCCGTATTCATTCCTGATCTACACCAGTGTCTGCCGTGTTACTGCTTTCATGCAAGTGTCCAGCGTCCAGTTGTGCGTCTGGTCCACAACATTATTTACTCTTGACCGTTTCGTAGCCATTTCTTGTCCAAAACTAAAATTAAAATACTGCACCAGGAGAACTGCCACTGTGATTCTAGCAGCCGTGAGTGTACTCAGTTTTGTCATGAATATTCCGGTCCATTTCCGTTATGAGCCCTACTCTGTTGTTGCCAATGTGCAGTGGGGCTGCCGCACAGTGAAAGGGTACGTTTCTTCACCAGCATGGATAGCTTACAAGTGGGTCGCTAACCTCTCAGTCCCATTATTGCCATTCCCCTTGTTGCTGCTGTTAAATTCTCTCACCGCCCGGCACATCTTGGTGGCCAGTAGGTCTCGCAGGGCCCTGAAGGCTCACGGCCCTGGGGAGGCCAGCAGCGACCCCGTGTTGAAGAGCAGAACAACGACTATCGTCCTGCTCTTTGCTGTCTCTGGGAGCTTTATGGTTCTGTGGACACCAATCGTAATACTTGACCTCCTGTTCGACTTCACTGAGATACCTACTTTGGATGATGCCAGTTCGCTTCACTTGGCAATGAGAATCACACTCCTGATGATGTATTCCAGCACCTGTACGaacacatgcatttatatattgaCCCAGCAGAAGTTCCGGGAAGAGATTCAGAACATGGTGAAATATCCATTGATTCTCCTGTTGAAATTCCTTAAGCAATTTTAG